From the genome of Labedella gwakjiensis:
GGGGCACCCGCACACGAACATGGCGAAGGCCGCCGTCAACATGCTCACGCGCACGAGCGCGCAGGAGATGTTCGAAACGGACGGCATCCTCATGACGAGCGTCGACACCGGCTGGATCACCGACGAGCGCCCGCACCCCACGAAGATCCGGCTCGCGGAGGAGGGCTTCCACGCGCCGCTCGACCTCGTCGATGGCGCCGCCCGCGTCTACGACCCTGTCGTGCGCGGCGAGGCGGGCGAGGACGTCTTCGGCGTCTTCCTCAAGGACTACAAGCCGAGCGCATGGTGATCATCCCGACGCCGGGAACCCGCGTCGTCGTGCGCTACCTGCTGCCGAGCGGTCAGGCGACGGACGCTCTCGGCGTGCTCGTGAGTGCTGACGAGACGACGCTCGTCGTCGACGGGAAGCGCGGCCTCGAGACCATCGCCGTGGACACGGTGATCGCCGCGAAGCCGGTGCCGCCGCCGCCCGCGCCGCGACCACGTCGGTTCTGAGCTCGCGCCGGAGGAGTCAGTCGGCCGTCGGAGTGTCGGCGGGTTCCTGCAGTGCGCTGTAGAGAGCGGGCCGACGATCCGACAGCACGTCGTTGTAGGGACCGATGCGCGTGCGGGTGGGGGAGATCGAGAGGGTCGCGTCGACGCGGCCCCGGTCGTCCTTCGATCCGGCGGGCCAGCCGTCGCTCGGGATCACCGAGGTGCCCTCCGTCCACACGTGGCCGCGTTCCTCTCCCGAGCGGTCGCAGCACACGATCGCGACCGCGGAAGCGCGTGCCGCCGCCATGGCCTGCACGACCTCGGGTGCCCGCTCGCCGTCCGGCCGCGGGACGAGCGGCCAGTTCGTCGGGACGGCGATGATCTCGGCGCCGGAGACGGCGAGCCCGCGGGGCATCTCGGGGAACTCCAGGTCGTAGCAGATCACGGTACCGAGGCGCCCGACGGGCGTCTCCACCACGCGGGGCGGCTCGTCGCCGGGGGTGAAGATCTCGGCCTCCGCGTCCCACAGGTGCGTCTTCCGATAAACGGCGAGGAGGCCCGTCGCGGCGAGCATGGCTGCACTGTTGAAGATCCGGTCTCCGTCCGACTCGGAGAAGCCGACGACGACCACCGACCCGGCGGGGAGCAGCGCCGCCCAGCGCTCGAAGACCGCATCGTCGGCGTCGATCGACACTCGACGGGCCTCGTCGCGATCCTCGAGGTAGTAACCGCTCGTCGCGAGCTCGGGCAGCACGAGCAGCTCGATCCCGTCGTCGACCGCCGAGCGGATCGCCGCATCGATGAGGCCGACGTTGTGGGCGAGGTCGCCCACGCGCGGCGCGAGCTCGTGAGCGCGGACGCGGACGTCGCGCCCGTCCTGCGGGGCGATCGTGCCGGAGTCGGTCATGGCCAGAGCTTATCCGCGAGTCCTACTGAACCCAGGTGTCGAGGCGCATGGTGGCGGTGGCGCTGTGCGCCGCCATCCCCTCGGAGTCGGAGATGACCTGCACGGCCGGGGCGAGCGACGGTGTCGCTTCGCGCGAGATGCGCTGGTACGTGAGCGGCTTGAGGAAGCGGGACACGGACAGGCCGGCACTGTGCTTCGCTCCGCCGGCGGTCGGCAGCACGTGGTTCGTGCCGGCCATTCCCTTGTCGGAGTAGGCGACGGTGCTCCACGGGCCGATGAAGATCGAGCCGTAGTTGCGGAGCTCGCGGTGGTAGAACTCGTCGTCGGCGGTCTGGATCTCGAGGTGCTCCGGGGCGAGGTCGTCCATGAGGGTGACCGCCGTGGCCTTATCGGCCGCGACGGTGATCGAGCCGTAGTCGCGCCAGGCCGGCCCGGCGATGGGCTCCGTGGCGAGCGTCTCGAGCTGGCGGTCGACGGCGGCGGCGACCGCCCGGCCGAACGCGTCGGAGGTCGTGACGAGGGCGGCGGGGGAGTTGGGGCCATGCTCGGCCTGGCCGAGAAGGTCGGCCGCCACGATCTCGGGATCGGCGGTCTCGTCGGCGATCACGGCCACCTCGGACGGGCCCGCGAGCAGGTCGATCGCGGCGACGCCGAAGAGCTGCCGCTTCGCCTCGGCGACGTAGGCGTTGCCGGCTCCGACGAGCATGTCGACGGGGAGCTCGCCGAGCAGACCGAACGCCATCGCGGCGAGCGCCTGCACCCCGCCGAGCACGAACACGCGATCGACGCCGGACAGGTGTGCGGCGTAGACGACGGCGTCGTTCGCGCCGCCGCCGGGCTGCGGGGGAGTGCACGCGATCACGGTGGGCACGCCCGCGGCCTTCGCGACGCCGACGGTCATGAAGGCGCTGGCCGTGAGCGGGAAGCGGCCGGCGGGGAGGTACGCGCCGACCCGCCCGACGGGGATGTAGCGCGCCCCGGTGACAAGCCCGGGGACGAGCTCGACCTCGAAGTCGTTCAGGTGCGCGCGCTGCTCGGCGGCGAATGCGAGAGTGCGCTCGGAGCCGAGCTCGATGGCCTCGCGCAGGGCCGGGTCGAGGCGGTCGCCGCTCGACGCGATCTCCGCGGCGGTGAGCTCGAATCGGCCGCCGTCCGAACCGTCGAGGGTGCGAGCGTACTCGGCCACGGCATCCATTCCGCGGGTCTCGATAGCGCGCAGCATCGTCGACACCGTCTCGATGACCGCGGGATCGCGTTGCGCGGCCGGAGCGGTGACGCCCGGCTCCTTGAGGTGGTGAAAGGAGCCGTCGAGGGATGCGAGAACGGAGGGCGTGAAGATCATGGGGCGAGCCTACGGAGGACACTCGTGGGCGACAAGGCCGATGCTTCCGATCGCAACCATAGGATGAGGCTATGACGATCACGCAGCTCCGGGCGTTCCTCCTCGCCGCGACGCTCGGCACGTTCACCGCAGCAGCGACGGCGCTCGGCACCACTCAGCCGACCGTCTCGGAGCTCGTGCGCAAGCTCGAACTCGAGGCGGGGCTCGACCTCTTCGTGAGGACGGGCCGTCGGCTCGTGCTCACCGCCGCCGGCCGAGAGCTGCTCGCTTGGGCGCAACGCGTCGTCGACGGCGTGGACGGGGCGGCCCAATCGCTCGGCGCGCTCAAGGGCCTCACCGGCGGCGTCGCGTCGTTCGGCGTTCTGCGGAACGCGTCCTACTACTTCCTCTCGGACCTGGCCGAGCGGTTCCACCACGAGCACCCGGGTGTGCGACTCCGCCTCGTCGGCCAGAACTCGTTCGAGGTCGCCGAGGGTGTGCGATCCGGCGAGCTCGAGGCCGGTCTCGCCATGCTCCCCATCCCGGACGAGGGGTTGGCGGTGACCCCGCTGCTCCGCGACGAGGTCCTCTGGGTGAGCGCCGACCCGGCACGGACATCGGAGCCGATGCAGATCGAGGCGATCCCGGCGGCCCCGCTCATCCTCTACGACGCCCACTACGGGTCCCACGACCCCACGAGGCGCCAGCTGGCCGACCGCGCCCAACTGCAGGGGGTGCGCCTCGATCCGCTCATCGAGGTGGAGAACGTGGACGCGGCGCTCGCGCTCGTCGCCCGCGGCATCGGGGACACCCTGGTCTCGCGGTCGATCGTGTCGAGCGACGCGTTCCCGGACGGGCTCCACGTGGCGCCGTTCGCCGAACCGCTCTTCGACACGATGGCGCTCCTCGTCCGGGAGAACGCCGCTCTCTCGCCCGTCACCGCCGAACTGGTGCGGATGGCGACGGCGATGGTGCTCGTTCCGCGGGAGGGTGTCGAGCTCATCTGAGCGGCGTCCGTCGGGTGGTATCGGCGAAGGCTATGGCAAGCAATGGAAAACATAGTCTTGTGCGATATGGACGGGCCGCAATAACGTCGGGCAACCGACCTGTCGCTCCCGAGGAGAACAATGAACCCGACCCCGACGGCCACCTCCGAGCCGGGAATCACCCCGACGGAGACCATCGAAACGCGCTCGATCAACTGGGTCCCACTCGACGAGCGCAGCGGCAAGCCGTGGTCGCTCTTCCCCCTGTGGTTCATGTCGAACGCCAACGTCACGACGCTCGCGACGGGTATGCTCGGCGCCGCCCTCGGGGCGTCGCTCCTCACCTCGCTCCTCGCGATCGTGCTCGGTGTCGCCGTCGGAACGATCTTCACCGCGTTCCACTCGGCGCAAGGCCCCCAGCTCGGCCTGCCGCAGATGATCCAGTCGCGCGCCCAGTTCGGTTACCGCGGCGTCATCCTCATCTGCGCGATCGTCGTCTTCAGCCTCGTCGGCTTCAACATGTTCAACCAGATGCTCGCCGCCGACGTCCTCACGATGACGACCGGCCTCGACGCGAATCCACTCTGGTACGTCCTCGTCTCGGGACTCGCCGTTCTCCTCGCGATCTTCGGCTACCACTGGATCCACAAGACGCAGAAGTGGCTCACGCTGCTCTTCCTCGTGACGTTCGGCGTGTTCACCGTCGCCGCGCTGGTCGTGGTACCTCTCGACCCGTCGCAGTTCACGTTCGAGGGCTTCACGTGGGTCGCGTTCCTGGTGCAGTTCGGCGGCGCGGCGGCCTACGCCCTCGGCTGGGCTCCCTACGTCTCCGACTACTCGCGCTATCTGCCGCCGCAGACGAGCCCGGCACGGGCGCTCTGGTACACATACGGCGGCGTCTTCGTCGGCGCCGTGTGGCTCATGGCACTCGGCGCCCTCGTGGCCGCGGCCTTCTCCGGCGCCTCCCCGCTCGAGGGCGTGCGTGACGCCGCCGACCTGATCCTCCCGGGTGCCGGCCTCTGGCTGCTCGTCGCCGCGCTCCCCGGCCTGATCAGCGTCATCACGATCAACATCTATGCGGCATCGCTCGAGCTCATCACGATCCTCGATTCGATCAAGGCCGTGCGCCCCACCCGGGCACTGCGCGTGGTCGGCTGCCTCGTGATCGCCACGGCCGCCGTGATCGGCTCGCTCGTGAGCACAGGCGAGTTCCTCGCCAACTTCGGCAGCTTCCTCGTGATCCTGCTCTACGTGCTCGTACCGTGGACCTCCGTGAACCTCGTGGACTACTACCTCGTTCGTCGCGGCCGCTACGCGGTGAAGGAGATCTTCAACCCGTCAGGCGTGTACGGCGCGTGGGGTTGGCGCGGGCTCGTGGCCTACGGGATCGGCATCGTCGCGATGATCCCCTTCGTCGTGACCGTGTGGTTCACCGGGCCGGTCGCCACCGCTCTCGGCGGTGCGGACATCGCCCTGTTCGTCGGCCTCATCGTGTCGGGTGTCGCCTACGTGATCCTCGGGCGCGGAATCGACGTCGCCGCGGAGGAGCGGGCTGCCGCGGCCGACCGCGAGTCGTCCGGCGAGCACGCCGTGCGCTTCGGACGTTAGCTCCGGTCGATCGCCTGCTGGGAGCTGAACAGCAGTCCGTTCACGAGCAGATCGATCCCGAAGGAGAACTCGGTCGTCGGTGTCGAGGCATCCGCCTCGATGCCGTCGGCCGGCTCCGGGCGCGCGCCGAGGCTGTCGTACTGCATCCGCTGCTGCTCGTGGAAGACGTGGCCGAGCACGAAGTGCAGCATCGCGGTCGCAGCCTGATCGACGGTGCTGTCGTCGAAGTCGCCGCCCGCGATCGCCGAGGCGAGGCGGTCGTGGGCCACGGTGGAGCCGAGACCCATCGCGAGGGTGCTCGACACCACCTCGGCGCCGTCGCGGTAGGTCAGGAGGGCGTCGCGCAGGGCCGCGGCCTCCGTCGCGACCCGCGCCGTCCACTCCTCGTCGGTCCGATCGGGGGAGCGGCGCGACACGATCCGGTCGGACAGCTCGGCGAGCATGCTCTGCTTGTTGGGGAAGTGCCAGTAGAGGGCGCTCGGCTGCACGCCGAGCGCCGAGGCGAGGCGCCGCATCGTGAGGTCGGGGAGGCCGTGCTCGTCCAGGATGTGGAGAGCTGCCCGCACGACGTCGTCTCGCGAGTGACCTCGGCTGCGTGCGGGTGTCGTCATGTGCACCACTATAGTGAACGGTGTTCTAGTGAACACTGTTCAGGTACCTGCTCATGAGGAGATCTCCGTGACCGAAACCGCACTCGGATCGTCGACCACACCGTCCCGCTTCCGTACACCCGACGCGACGGATCTCGCCCGCGTCGCCGTGTTCGCGGCCATCGTCGTCGTGCTCGGCCTGCCGGGAGGCTTCACGGTGTTCGGCGGCGTTCCGATCACGGCTCAGACCCTCGGCGTCATGCTCGCCGGCGCCGTCCTGGGCCCGTGGCTCGGCGCGCTCTCGATGGGCGTCGTGCTCATCCTCACCGCGGCGGGCCTGCCGCTCCTGGCCGGAGGCCGCGGCGGCATCGGGGTGTTCCTCGGGCCCTCCGCCGGTTACGCGCTCGGCTTCGTGCTCGGGGCGATCGTGATCGGACTCATCGTGCACGCCGGCGGACGGAAGCCCGTGATCTGGAGGACCGCCATCGGCATGGTGGTGGGCGGCATCGTCGCGATCTACGCTCTCGGCATCCCCATCCAGAGCCTCGTGACGGGGCTGCCTCTCGGGGAGACCGCCCTGACGAGCCTGGTCTTCGTCCCGGGCGACCTCATCAAGGCCGCGATCGCGACCATCGTCGTCTCGACGCTCCTGCGCGCCTACCCGCGGGCGTTCCGCCGGGTCTGGGCGCCGAAGCGTGCCGAGAGCGACACCCTGCCTCTGCCGTGATCGTCCTCGTCCGCGACGACACGGAGGACCTGCTGGGCCGGCTCCGCGCGATCCGGGAGGCGGGAGACGTGCCGCTCGTGGACGACTCCCGCTGGTCGCCGGATCACCGCACCGCCATTGCCGCCCTGGCGACGGAGTCGGAGGTGCCGGGGGACGTCGCTTGGGCGTCCGTGACGTCGGGGAGCAGCGGACGTCCCCGCGTCGTGCTGCGCACCGCGGCGTCGTGGGAGGACTCGTTCGAGACCGTAGCCGAGTTGCTCGGCGCCGGGGCGGGCGGCCGTGTGGCGCTCCCCGCGCCACCGACGGCGTCGCTGACCCTGTTCTCCCTCGCCCACGCGTTGGGCGGTGGCCCGGCCCCGATCCTCGGAGCGGTCGCCGACTCGACCGCGACGAGCGTGCACGGCACCCCGCAGGCGTTGCGAGCCGTGCTCGACGCGGGCGTGCCGGATTCGTTGCGAGCAGCCCTCGTCGGCGGCTCGCACCTCGACCCCGGTCTACGGGATCGGGCCGAGGCGGCGGGGATCCGGGTGACCGCGTACTACGGCGCGGCCGAGCTGTCCTTCGTCGCGATCGACGCGGGCGACGGACTGACGGCGTTCCCCGGCGTGGAGCTCGACATCCGTGACGGCGTGCTCTGGGTGCGCTCACCGTTCGTCGCGACCGGGTATCTGGGCGCTCCCGGTCCGTTGCGCCAGGAGCACGGCTGGGCGACCGTGGGCGATCGGGCCGAGCTCGTCGACGGCCGACTGCGGCTCCTCGGGCGTGGGGACGACGCGATCCTGAGCGCGTCCGCCACGATCGTGCCGGAGGAGGTCGAGGCGGTCCTGCGCGGGATCCCCGGCGTCCGCGACGCCGTCGTGTTCGGGCTGCCCCGCGAGCCGGTGGGTGCGCTCGTGGCGGCGTTCCTCGAGCTCGACGGCGATGTGCCCGGCGACCTCCGCCGGCGTGTGGAGGCGCAGCTCGCGCCCGCGCACCGGCCGCGGCAGTGGTTCACTGGGGTGGTACCGCGTTCCGCGTCCGGAAAGCCGGCGCGCGCCGAAGCGGTACGCCGAGTGCTTGCAGGGGAGGTCCGCCGCGTTGCCATCTGATCGAGATCCCGTGATCGTCGCCGCGCGGCGCACGCCGATCGGCACCCGCGGACGCGCCCTCGCCGGGCTCGACGTCGGACGGCTGAGTGCGGCCGTCATCCGGGCGGCGCTCGGCGACGCCGAATCCGTCACCGGATCAGGGATCGATGTCGCCGACGTGCTGCTCGGGAACTGCATGGGGCCCGGCGGCAATCCGGCGCGGATCGCGGCGCTGGCCGCCGGGCTCGGCACCCACGTTCCGGGCGCCACCGTCGATCGGCAGTGCGGAAGCGGGCTCGCCGCCGTGCTCGACGCCGTCGCCGCGATCCGCGCCGGCGACGAGCGGATCCGCGTGGCGGGCGGAGTCGAGAGCGCCTCCACGGCGCCCGTGCGGAGCGTCGACGGCGTGCCGTACGAGCGCGCCCCGTTCGCTCCCGACGGGTTCCCCGACCCCGACATGACCAGGGCAGCGGAGGATCTCGCCGCCCACGACGGTATCGGCCGAGACCGGCAGGACGCGCACGCCGCACGCAGTCACGTGCGTGCCCGCGCCGCGCTCGAGGCCGGACGATTCGATGCCGAGCTCGTTCCCGTGGCGGGACTCCGGTCGGACGATGCGATCGGTGGTGCGGAGGGGCTGCTCCACCGCCTCCCGCCGCTGTTCCCGGGCGGCACGCTCACCGCGGGCACCTCGACGCGTATCGGGGACGGGGCCGCGGCTCTCGTCGTCGGCCCGGCCGGGACGGGACCGGGACTCGCCGTGCGTGCATCGGCCGTCGTCGGCTGCGATCCCGCCCTCCCCGGCATCGGCGCCGCTCCCGCGATCGAGGCGGCCCTGCGGTCGGCGGGTGTGACGACCACCGACGTGGCCGCGTTCGAGATCGTCGAAGCCTTCGCCGCACAGAGCCTCGCCGTGCTCGACCGGATCGGAGTCGACGACGACGACCCGCGCGTGTGCGCCGACGGCGGTGCCCTCGCGATCGGGCACCCGTGGGGCGCGAGCGGTGCGGTGGCCGTGGTGCGTCTGTTCAGTCGGCTCGTGCGAGCCGACGCTCCCGCGGGAACCCTCGGAGTCGCCGCCGCCTCGGTCGGCGGCGGCATGGGGATCGCCGCCGTCGTGGAGGTGGTGAGTTGACGATCCGGCTCGAATCCGTGAACGTGCGCCTCGGCGACGTCGACGTGCTGCGCGAGGTCTCCACGGACCTCGACGCCCGCACGGTGGCCGTCATCGGGGAGAACGGATCCGGGAAGTCCACCTTCGCGCGTCTCCTCGGAGGGCTCGTGAAGCGCACCTCCGGTTCCCTCAGCGTGCTCGGCCTGGACCCCGACCGGCGGGCGGCGGAGCTGCGGCGTCGCGTCGCCATCGTGTTCAGCAACCCCGACGCGCAGATCATCATGCCCACCGTGGCCGAGGACGTGGCCTTCTCCCTGCGCGGCGAGAAGCTCTCGCGCGCCGAACGCGCCGAGCGTGTGGACGCCGCCCTCGTCCGATTCGGGCTCTCCGAGCTCGCGGCGCGGTCGTCGCACGACCTCTCCGGGGGTCAGAAGCAGCTCCTCGCCCTGTGCGGGGCGTTCGTGCGGCGGCCCGAGCTCGTCATCGCGGACGAGCCGACCGCCTACCTGGATGCGCGGAACGCGCGCCGCATCGCCGACCACCTCTTCGAGGAATCCGGACACCGGCTGGTCCTCGTGACGCACGATCTCGGCCTCGCCGCGCGGTGCGACGCCGCCGTGCTCTTCGACGCTGGGCGGATCGCAGTGGTCGGCGAGCCCGCCGCCGTCATCGCCGAGTACGAGACGCTCTTGCGATGCTGACCCTCTACCGCCCCGGCACGGGGTGGCTCCACCGCATGCCGGCCGGCCCCAAAGCGGTGATGCTGCTCGCGCTCACGCTCGGCGTCTTCCTGCTTCCGCCGGTGTGGTGGTCGGCGGTCGTGGCCGCGGCTGTGGCCGTCGTCGCCTACGCCGTCGCCCAGCTGCGGGACGGAGCGCTCGGCATGCGCGACCTCGGCCGGCAGCTCTTCGGGTTGCGCTGGATCCTCGTCGTCATGCTCGCGAGTCAGCTGCTCTTCCTCGGACCCGAACCGGCCGTGGCGAATGCGACGCGGGTGACCTCAGGCCTCCTGCTCGCCGCGCTCCTCACCCTCACGACTCCGACGACGGCGTTGCTCGATGCCGTCGAACGGGGACTCGCCCCGCTCCGGCACCTCCGCATCGACCCGCAGCGCATCGCGCTGCTGCTGACGATCACGCTCGGCACCGTTCCCGTCCTCGCCCGGATCGCGAACGAGGTGCGCGCGGCCCAGAAGGCCCGCGGCGCCCGCGCGAACCTCCGCACGTTCGTCGTGCCGTTCCTCGTCATCTCGCTCAAGCACGCCGACGAGCTCGGCGAGGCTCTCGCGTCCCGCGGCGTCCGCTGAGTCGCCTCGTCAGCGCCCGTGCGCCCGGCTTGGGATCTGCGTCGCGAGCTTGCCTCCCGACACGTCGAGCAGCGTCCCGGTGATGTAGCCCGCCTGGTCGCTCGCGAGGAAGAGGAGCAGGTTCGCGACGTCGTCCGGCGTCTCCCAGCGGCGCAGCGAGAGGGTGTCGAGGAGCCGGTCCTGCGCGTCCTCCGGCATCTCGGCGAAGCCGTTCATCGCGGTGGGCACCATGCCGGGTGCGTAGGCGTTCACGGTGATGTCCCACGGGCCCAGCTCGGAGGCGAGGACGCGCGTGAACTGCACGACGGCGGCCTTCGATGCGGCGTAGGCGGCGCTGCCCACGCTCGGGACGATCGCGGCGAACGACGCTGCGTTGAGGATGCGCCCGCGCCCCGCCCTCTGCATCACGGGCGCGACGGCCCGGCTCATGAGGAAGACGCCGCCCACGTTGACGTCCATGCATTTCCGCCAGCCGTCCCACGTGAGATCGGCGACCGAGCCCTCGACGTTGATGCCGGCGTTGTTGACGAGCACATCGATCGTGCCGTGACGTTCCACGATCGTCTCGACGGCGTGCGCGACGGAGGCGGGCTCGGTCACATCGCACGCGATCGCGTCGATGTCCGCGCGGTCGCCCTCGGAGGGTTCGGGCGTGGTGAGGTCGAGGGAGACGACACGGGCGCCGTCATCGGCGAACCGCTCGGCGATCCGCCGGCCGATCCCGCGGCCCGCTCCGGTGACGACGACCACGCGGTCGGTCAGGTCGAGATGCATCGCTGGCTCCTCTGCTCCGGCCGCCGATCGTGGGCGACGACGTCTCCTGCGCATACTAGTCAGGAGCCGTCGGAGCGCAGTCGGCATGGACGGTCGAGGAGGACTGAATGGGCGAGCGCGTGCTGTGGATCACGGGTGGCGGAAGCGGCATGGGGGCGGCGTCGGCCCGCGCCGCCGCGGGCTCGGGCTGGACGGTCGTCGTGAGCGGACGGCGCGAGGCCGAGCTCGAGACAGTGGTCGCGGGGATCCGTGATGCGGGTGGACGGGCGACCGCGCTGCCTCTCGACGTGCGCGACGGTGGCGCCGTGCGGACCGCGGTCGACACGATCGTGGCGACGCGCGGGCGGCTCGACGGCGTCGTGCTGTCCGCCGGACTCAACGCGCCGAAGCGGCGATGGGACGACCAGAGCATGGACGACTTCCGGGCGATCGTCGACACGAACCTGACCGCGGCCGTGAGCGTCGTGGACGCGGCGCTGCCCGCGTTGCGGCGGGACGGGGGAGTCGCCGTCGCGATCTCGTCGTACGCCGGGTGGTCGTACCAGCCGCGCGCTGGCGTGGCCTACTCGGCGAGCAAGACGGCGCTCGGTTCCGTGGTCCGCGCCCTCAACGACCAGGAGGAGGCGCACGGCGTGCGGGCGTGCCACCTGTGCCCGGGCGACGTGGCCACGGATTTCCTCGACCAGCGGCCCGAGGTGCCGGATGCGGAGGCCCGCGCGGCGATGCTCACGCCGGCCGACATCGGCGAGGCGGTGCGCTTCGTGCTCGACTCGCCGCCCCACGTGCGGATCGACGAACTCGTCATCTCCCCCGTGCGCCGCGGCTGAACGGCCGCCGCCCCGCTAGGACCGGAGGGTCGCGAGGGACTCGCGTTCGATCAGGGGCATCGGCACGAGCTCGTGGCCGAGGGCGTGCTCGCCGAGGATCATGGACGCGCCGAGGGCGCCGATCTCCGAGTAGGGGAGTCGTGCCGTCGTCAGGCCCGGGCGCTGGAAGCCCGCGAGGATCTCGTCGTCGAAGGAGATGACGGATACGTCGTCAGGGATGCGTCGACCGAGCTCCCCGAGCACCTGGTAGGCGCCGAGGGCGACGCCGTCGTTCGCCGTGAGGATCGCCGTGACATCCGGGTGCCGCGCCATGAGCTGCTTCGTGGCCTCGTAGCCGGGCCCCGGCTCCCACTCGGGGATGTCGACGCGCGCAGGCTCGATCCCCGCCTCGGCGAAGGCCTCGGCGATCCCGGCGAATCGCAGCCCGATCGTGGCGCTGCGGCGCAGGTCGGAGACGGCTTCGGGAGGCAGATCGCCGACGAGGCCGATGTGCCGATGGCCGGCATCGACGAGCCGCTTCGCGACCGCATACCCGGCGGCGTGCTCGTCGGGGAGGACGCTGGGATGGTCGGACGACGACCGGCCGTTGAGCACCACGACGGGCACGTTCGTGGACGACCCCGGCAGGTCGATGAGGCGCGCACCCAGGAGGCCGATGAGGATGCCGTCCACCCGGTGATCGATCATCGTCTCGAAGGCCTTCGCGAGTTCGCCCTCTCCGCCCCCGGTCTCGCTGATGAGCACCGTGTGGTCGTGAGCCTTCGCGACCTCGAGTGCCCCTCCGATGAGGCCTGACGCGTGGCGGGTGAGTGTGACCTCGTCCGAGATGAAGCCGATCGTGCGCGTCGTCCCGCGGAAGAGGGTGCGTGCCGCGGGATTGGGGCGGTAGTCGAGCTCCACGGCTGCGGCGCGGACCCGTTCGACGGCATCGGCCGACAACCGTGATCCCGGCCGGTCGTTCATGATCATGCTGGCGGC
Proteins encoded in this window:
- a CDS encoding class I adenylate-forming enzyme family protein, which codes for MIVLVRDDTEDLLGRLRAIREAGDVPLVDDSRWSPDHRTAIAALATESEVPGDVAWASVTSGSSGRPRVVLRTAASWEDSFETVAELLGAGAGGRVALPAPPTASLTLFSLAHALGGGPAPILGAVADSTATSVHGTPQALRAVLDAGVPDSLRAALVGGSHLDPGLRDRAEAAGIRVTAYYGAAELSFVAIDAGDGLTAFPGVELDIRDGVLWVRSPFVATGYLGAPGPLRQEHGWATVGDRAELVDGRLRLLGRGDDAILSASATIVPEEVEAVLRGIPGVRDAVVFGLPREPVGALVAAFLELDGDVPGDLRRRVEAQLAPAHRPRQWFTGVVPRSASGKPARAEAVRRVLAGEVRRVAI
- the hisD gene encoding histidinol dehydrogenase, which translates into the protein MIFTPSVLASLDGSFHHLKEPGVTAPAAQRDPAVIETVSTMLRAIETRGMDAVAEYARTLDGSDGGRFELTAAEIASSGDRLDPALREAIELGSERTLAFAAEQRAHLNDFEVELVPGLVTGARYIPVGRVGAYLPAGRFPLTASAFMTVGVAKAAGVPTVIACTPPQPGGGANDAVVYAAHLSGVDRVFVLGGVQALAAMAFGLLGELPVDMLVGAGNAYVAEAKRQLFGVAAIDLLAGPSEVAVIADETADPEIVAADLLGQAEHGPNSPAALVTTSDAFGRAVAAAVDRQLETLATEPIAGPAWRDYGSITVAADKATAVTLMDDLAPEHLEIQTADDEFYHRELRNYGSIFIGPWSTVAYSDKGMAGTNHVLPTAGGAKHSAGLSVSRFLKPLTYQRISREATPSLAPAVQVISDSEGMAAHSATATMRLDTWVQ
- a CDS encoding LysR family transcriptional regulator, with protein sequence MTITQLRAFLLAATLGTFTAAATALGTTQPTVSELVRKLELEAGLDLFVRTGRRLVLTAAGRELLAWAQRVVDGVDGAAQSLGALKGLTGGVASFGVLRNASYYFLSDLAERFHHEHPGVRLRLVGQNSFEVAEGVRSGELEAGLAMLPIPDEGLAVTPLLRDEVLWVSADPARTSEPMQIEAIPAAPLILYDAHYGSHDPTRRQLADRAQLQGVRLDPLIEVENVDAALALVARGIGDTLVSRSIVSSDAFPDGLHVAPFAEPLFDTMALLVRENAALSPVTAELVRMATAMVLVPREGVELI
- a CDS encoding nitrilase-related carbon-nitrogen hydrolase, whose translation is MTDSGTIAPQDGRDVRVRAHELAPRVGDLAHNVGLIDAAIRSAVDDGIELLVLPELATSGYYLEDRDEARRVSIDADDAVFERWAALLPAGSVVVVGFSESDGDRIFNSAAMLAATGLLAVYRKTHLWDAEAEIFTPGDEPPRVVETPVGRLGTVICYDLEFPEMPRGLAVSGAEIIAVPTNWPLVPRPDGERAPEVVQAMAAARASAVAIVCCDRSGEERGHVWTEGTSVIPSDGWPAGSKDDRGRVDATLSISPTRTRIGPYNDVLSDRRPALYSALQEPADTPTAD
- a CDS encoding purine-cytosine permease family protein codes for the protein MNPTPTATSEPGITPTETIETRSINWVPLDERSGKPWSLFPLWFMSNANVTTLATGMLGAALGASLLTSLLAIVLGVAVGTIFTAFHSAQGPQLGLPQMIQSRAQFGYRGVILICAIVVFSLVGFNMFNQMLAADVLTMTTGLDANPLWYVLVSGLAVLLAIFGYHWIHKTQKWLTLLFLVTFGVFTVAALVVVPLDPSQFTFEGFTWVAFLVQFGGAAAYALGWAPYVSDYSRYLPPQTSPARALWYTYGGVFVGAVWLMALGALVAAAFSGASPLEGVRDAADLILPGAGLWLLVAALPGLISVITINIYAASLELITILDSIKAVRPTRALRVVGCLVIATAAVIGSLVSTGEFLANFGSFLVILLYVLVPWTSVNLVDYYLVRRGRYAVKEIFNPSGVYGAWGWRGLVAYGIGIVAMIPFVVTVWFTGPVATALGGADIALFVGLIVSGVAYVILGRGIDVAAEERAAAADRESSGEHAVRFGR
- a CDS encoding thiolase family protein; this translates as MPSDRDPVIVAARRTPIGTRGRALAGLDVGRLSAAVIRAALGDAESVTGSGIDVADVLLGNCMGPGGNPARIAALAAGLGTHVPGATVDRQCGSGLAAVLDAVAAIRAGDERIRVAGGVESASTAPVRSVDGVPYERAPFAPDGFPDPDMTRAAEDLAAHDGIGRDRQDAHAARSHVRARAALEAGRFDAELVPVAGLRSDDAIGGAEGLLHRLPPLFPGGTLTAGTSTRIGDGAAALVVGPAGTGPGLAVRASAVVGCDPALPGIGAAPAIEAALRSAGVTTTDVAAFEIVEAFAAQSLAVLDRIGVDDDDPRVCADGGALAIGHPWGASGAVAVVRLFSRLVRADAPAGTLGVAAASVGGGMGIAAVVEVVS
- a CDS encoding TetR family transcriptional regulator, giving the protein MTTPARSRGHSRDDVVRAALHILDEHGLPDLTMRRLASALGVQPSALYWHFPNKQSMLAELSDRIVSRRSPDRTDEEWTARVATEAAALRDALLTYRDGAEVVSSTLAMGLGSTVAHDRLASAIAGGDFDDSTVDQAATAMLHFVLGHVFHEQQRMQYDSLGARPEPADGIEADASTPTTEFSFGIDLLVNGLLFSSQQAIDRS
- a CDS encoding biotin transporter BioY; its protein translation is MTETALGSSTTPSRFRTPDATDLARVAVFAAIVVVLGLPGGFTVFGGVPITAQTLGVMLAGAVLGPWLGALSMGVVLILTAAGLPLLAGGRGGIGVFLGPSAGYALGFVLGAIVIGLIVHAGGRKPVIWRTAIGMVVGGIVAIYALGIPIQSLVTGLPLGETALTSLVFVPGDLIKAAIATIVVSTLLRAYPRAFRRVWAPKRAESDTLPLP